The nucleotide sequence AAGACCATTATCATAACCAGGAATCCCATGCCAATGGCAACTATGGAAAGTGCCGGTGCACTTGCAATATATTCAGATGGGAACATTAACAGAATAAAGGCCTCCGGGATCGCTGCGATCACAAGTGCAAGGGGTAGGATGAACAATGCACCGTATTTGATACTTTTTGATGCATACCTGTCATCTTCCTGGTGTTTTGAGATATAGGGAAACAGTACTCCCATTAATGCACCTACTATGAATATTGGTAACTGTGCAAGGATCAAAGCTGCCCTGTAGTATCCGGAAAGCGCATCTGATAGCGCTACTTCTGTGAGGAACTTCACGCCTATGATATCGATGTTCATGAGCAGTGTGGTTCCAAGTGTACCAAAGAACATCGGGAGGGCAAAGAAGTATACATTGGAGTCCGCCCATCCTTTTGTTTTCCAGAAGGTGAAGTCTCTTGTCAGCAGGATCGCAAGGGAAAGACCAATGAACATCGATATGGGAAAGCTGAGGACTGCACCAAGTGCTCCAAATCCCATCTTAACAAGTATTACTCCGGACATGAGTTTTGCAAAAATAGTTATGATCCCGATGAGTGCAAAGGACTTGAAACGGAAAGTTCCCTGAAGTATGCTAATATAAATGATTGACATGGCAGTGAATATTGTTGCAAGCAGGATGCATATGACCAGCAGGTTGTAATTTGCCCCAAGATCGATAATATCAGTCGTATATCCAACATAAAATACAATGGATAAGAGCACAGCAATGCCGATGTTTGCAATTAAAGCGCTCTTGAAAACACGGTGTTTTGTAGTGGTATCATACTTTCCTGAGATGAATTTGGTAGTTGTAAGTGGAAATGCGGATGTCACAAATAGTGAGAAGATTAGCAGGAATGATGCTGATACTCCTAACATACCGAATTGTGCAGGTGTCAGCATCCAGCCCATTATAACATTGAATCCATAGTTAAGGAGTGCACCGATGAAGAATGCTGCAAACATTACAAAGCTGTTCTTTGAAGGATTGGTCATTTATTGCCTCGAATATCTATAAAAATTTCGTATACGGGTCAGAATTCCTCTTATCTGCCCCGATACAGGTTCAGTGCCGAGTAATAGCCAACAAGAGTTCCGACAACGACGAAAAAACTCCATTCCGGCACTTGCAGTACAATATATGCAGCACTAGCGAACACTATCAGCATTCCTGCAAAGTCGTGCAGATGTGAATCCATCATTAACATCTTACCAATAGTAGAATCACTCCTGCTGGCCACATTCGCACCGATACCGGCACCAGTCAGGATGATACCCGCAGCAGCCATGTCAGATCCACCCCTGGTAAATGCAGCTACAAGTACTCCGATTCCACAGATGAACGCTATTATGTCAAGCGGAAGTGAACGCGTCACCTTTTGCATGTGGTTACGCACAGAAACCGCTGCGACCATTCCGATAAGTAGCATCATGAGCTTTGGATACAGTTCACCGGTAAGTATGGTAGGAGGAATTTCATCCCCGGTGGGAGCATAAGCAAAATCATCCCCCACGATCTCGAACAGATCACTGTCCTGCATTCCGCCGGTATCCACACTGACAACATACTGTCCATCCCCGCGGTAGAACTCATTATACCCCAGATCGACGTTGAATGTAGAGCTGGTAACAGGCACATCCTTTGAATATATTTCCTTCTTACCATTATCCACAACCTTGTAGACCCTGACCACTGCCATCGTATTCCAATCCACATATTCAGCAGGGAACGGGGAACCTATGCTGACAGTACCGCGTATCCCGTTATCTTCCTGCAGGTCAGAGGAGATCGTCGTAACGCCCGGATTAAGTGCCTTTACCTGATAATCCACAGACTTCTCTATGGATGTATATTCCGGATCAATGGATACTGTGAGTGTATGACTGCCTGGATTTTCAGGTGCTTTCAGCACCACATCGAATTGCTCTGATTCACCGACATCAAGAACAAGTTCAGGTTTGATGATTTCACTATCGCCATCTGTATTTA is from Methanococcoides sp. AM1 and encodes:
- a CDS encoding flippase, yielding MTNPSKNSFVMFAAFFIGALLNYGFNVIMGWMLTPAQFGMLGVSASFLLIFSLFVTSAFPLTTTKFISGKYDTTTKHRVFKSALIANIGIAVLLSIVFYVGYTTDIIDLGANYNLLVICILLATIFTAMSIIYISILQGTFRFKSFALIGIITIFAKLMSGVILVKMGFGALGAVLSFPISMFIGLSLAILLTRDFTFWKTKGWADSNVYFFALPMFFGTLGTTLLMNIDIIGVKFLTEVALSDALSGYYRAALILAQLPIFIVGALMGVLFPYISKHQEDDRYASKSIKYGALFILPLALVIAAIPEAFILLMFPSEYIASAPALSIVAIGMGFLVMIMVFTNIFQARNVPRIPAIILPFAVIIEIILLVVLVPSYGIVGAAGSTAIACSIGCIVLAGLYVHTYKLKINHLTIVKVLVSFCILLLVLYTLPHTGLFPLVGSMTLSGIIYLVVLASFGLLTEEDTSIFLAGMPNHKAITPIAEMTSRVIRKLNRV
- a CDS encoding CARDB domain-containing protein: MGFATYQTTSYFDNFYLRPITMENASGYINELNLTSTNPSTNIDSTYTLRLEDTANGKAFFSLSKFGETVDSSVGTEGETVSLYFENGDEAVNFKVNQVFDAEDNSGVWLEEIISASSDDLNIGVDDISIEPNYYQEEDMNIRFSVKNNGGIMYSGMPEIVVNTDGDSEIIKPELVLDVGESEQFDVVLKAPENPGSHTLTVSIDPEYTSIEKSVDYQVKALNPGVTTISSDLQEDNGIRGTVSIGSPFPAEYVDWNTMAVVRVYKVVDNGKKEIYSKDVPVTSSTFNVDLGYNEFYRGDGQYVVSVDTGGMQDSDLFEIVGDDFAYAPTGDEIPPTILTGELYPKLMMLLIGMVAAVSVRNHMQKVTRSLPLDIIAFICGIGVLVAAFTRGGSDMAAAGIILTGAGIGANVASRSDSTIGKMLMMDSHLHDFAGMLIVFASAAYIVLQVPEWSFFVVVGTLVGYYSALNLYRGR